The Malus domestica chromosome 10, GDT2T_hap1 genome contains a region encoding:
- the LOC114827367 gene encoding auxin-responsive protein SAUR27-like — protein sequence MDPSVREFAVGKSHGLVYKLSTTLRESMTKQMQPSVLPLRDINHGFPSSRCNSCKENSSAVIFNSSLGGSYNVADVPKGYLAVYVGENERQQFIIPVSYLNQPSFQDLLSDAEQEFGFDHPMGGLTIPCRQDIFIDIISQF from the exons ATGGACCCAAGTGTGAGAGAGTTTGCTGTTGGAAAATCACATGGACTTGTCTACAAGTTATCAACAACACTTCGTGAGTCGATGACCAAACAAATGCAACCCAGTGTCCTGCCTCTC AGAGACATAAACCATGGGTTTCCGTCGTCCAGGTGTAACTCATGCAAAGAAAATTCTTCGGCAGTCATTTTCAATTCAAGTCTAGGAGGTTCATATAATGTAGCAGATGTCCCAAAAGGTTATTTAGCGGTTTATGTTGGGGAGAACGAGAGACAGCAGTTTATCATTCCTGTATCATACCTCAACCAACCTTCATTCCAAGACTTGCTAAGTGATGCTGAACAAGAATTTGGATTTGATCATCCAATGGGTGGTCTAACAATTCCCTGCAGACAAGATATCTTCATTGATATTATTTCTCAGTTTTGA
- the LOC139188530 gene encoding uncharacterized protein produces MADALATLASSTTLGEDEVADVPVCQRWVIPLITEMILDDINVISVLPVDTEEWRHHSEICRMAPRFLYYKETLYRCSFEGVLLRCLGEEEANQAMEEAHSGVCRAHQSGPKLHFQLKRMGYYWPSLGLDVVGLITPKSSAGEAYILVAIDYYSKWVEAIPLREVKKETVVRFIKEHIIHQYSVPRYIITDNGKQFSNRLMDEFCEKYKFKQHKSSMYHALANSLAEAFNKTLCNLLKKVIGRTKRD; encoded by the exons atggcagacgctctcgctACCCTAGCCTCGAGTACGAcactaggagaagacgaagttgcagacgtgccagtttgccaaagatgggtgatcccgcTCATTACTGAAATGATATTGGATGATATAAACGTCATCTCGGTACTTCCAGTCGACACTGAAGAGTGGAGACATCACTCTGAAATATGTCGAATggcacctcgcttcctctactacaaagaaacactctaccgatgctcttttgaaggagtacttctgagatgcctaggcgaggaagaagccaatcaagccatggaagaagcacattcaGGTGTATGCAGAGCGCATCagtctggaccaaagctacatttccagctcaaaaggaTGGGTTACTATTGGCCAAGCTTG ggattggacgtcgtaggacTAATTAcgccaaagtcatctgcaggagaagcttacatcctagtAGCAATAGATTACTATTCCAAGTGGGTTGAAGCCATACCTCTAAGGGAAGTCAAAAAGGAAACTGttgtccgtttcatcaaggaacATATCATCCACCAATATagtgtgcctcgctacatcatcactgacaatggaaaacagttctccaaccgactcatggacgagttctgcgagaaatacaagttcaagcagcacaagtcttccatgtatcatgctctaGCCAACAGTCTTgcggaagcattcaacaaaacattatgCAACCTcctaaagaaggtgatcggtcgaacaaagagagactag